The genomic interval CGAGGGATCGGACGTCCGCCCAGGAGAGCATCGGCTCGTGAGTGTCCGCGTCGGCGCGATGCCGCCACGGGCTGCGCTTCCCGACAAATCCCGTGGTGACGTAGAGGGTGGCGGACATGTGACGCCTTGCGATCACGGGCAGCGCGTTCGAGACAAAATCGGCGAAGCCATCGTCAAACGTCAGGACGACGGGCTTGGCTGGAAGCGGCTGGCCACGGGCGATGGCGCGGACGAGCGCATCCACCGTCATAGACACGTAGCCTTGCTCGCGGAGCGCGCTCACGTGTTCGTCGAACAACGTTGGTGAGACGACGTACCGCCGCCACGACGTGTTTGCCCCGGGGAAGATGCTGTGATACGCGAGAATCGGTACGCGCGTGATCCCAGGATCTCCGCCCGTCGCGGATCGGGGGGCGGAAACCTGGGCCGTCGGTCTGCTCATGGATGCGACTGCGCCAGGATGGTGGAAGTTGCACGGCCGCGATCGCGCGCCCAGCGACCGCGGACGTAGGCGAACGGCCCGTCCATCATCCCCTTCAGCTCGATCATGGTCAGCTCACGTGGGTAGTTTGGAGACTTGCGGCGGTTCTTCCGCGATCGGGGGCTGAAGAGATAGTCGAGACCGAACGGCAGCTTGCGCAGCATGTCGATGCCCAAACGGGGGTTGTCGATCAAGCATTTGGTGAGATACGCGGTCAGCCCCTTCCCATACCCGTACATCTGCCGTCGAAGGGCGGCGTAGTCGCGG from Chloroflexota bacterium carries:
- a CDS encoding polysaccharide deacetylase family protein, yielding MSRPTAQVSAPRSATGGDPGITRVPILAYHSIFPGANTSWRRYVVSPTLFDEHVSALREQGYVSMTVDALVRAIARGQPLPAKPVVLTFDDGFADFVSNALPVIARRHMSATLYVTTGFVGKRSPWRHRADADTHEPMLSWADVRSL